DNA sequence from the Streptomyces sp. MST-110588 genome:
GGAGCTGAGCTACCGGCCGTGACGGGGCGCCGGCCGGCCGGTGGGCCGTTGCCCCGGCGCCCGGTGGACGGTCGGTGGCCGCCCGGTGGGCGCACGCCCTTTCAGGTGCCCCTCGGCCCGCCCGTCAGGCGCCCTGCGGGCGGGCCGGGCCCTCCGTCCCGGCCGGCCCGCGGGCGCCGAAGGCCCTCAGACCAACTGCGCGTCGAGGGTGATGTTCTTGACCCCGGCCAGCGCCTGGCTCACCGGGCAGTTGGCCTTGGCGTCCTGTGCCGCGGCCTGGAAGTCCTCCTCCGAGAGGCCGGGCACGCTCGCCCGCACGGTCAGCGTGATGCCCGTGATGCCCTCGCCCGGCTGGAAGGTGACATCGGCCTTGGTGTCGACCGACGCGACGGTGTAGCCCTTGCCCGCCAGGCCGTGGGAGAAGGCCATGGAGTAGCAGGAGGAGTGGGCGGCGGCGATCAGCTCCTCGGGGCTGGTGCGCCCGTTGGGCTGCTCGGCGCGGGAGGGCCAGCTCACCTCGTACGAGCCGACGTTGGAGGACGTCAGGGCGACGGTGCCCTTGCCCTCCATCAGGTTGCCTTCCCAGTGGGTCTGGGCGGTGCGCGTGGTTGCCATGGTGGACAGCTCCCGGTTCGTGGGCGAAAGGCCCGGTTCATGGGCGAAAGCCTTCTGTGGTGGATCAGCTTAGTGACCGGGGGCCGCCCGTTCGGTGCCGCCGCAGCCGGTTGGCCGGTTCTTCGCCCGCCCGCCGGTCAGGGGCCGCCCGACGAACCACGTACGCGTGCCCGTCCGGGGGTTCGTACAGGGGGAGGCCGGGGGCGGCCGGCGCGTGGCACTCTGGCCGAGCCGTGGCTGTCGGTCCGCGTACGGCGATGGCAAGCTGCCTGTCATGGGCGCTATACGGCGCGTAGGAGACCTACGGAATCCACGGAACCCAAGAATCCCGCGCATCCAGCGGATCCGCCGGATCCGGCGCACCCCGTCGCTCCCGCGGCACCTGCGCCCCAGGCGGCTGCTGGCGGCGGTCGGGGCGGCGGGCGCGGCGGTCGCCGCGGTGACGGCTTGTGAGCCGGCGGGCGGACTGAACACCGCGTCCGTGGCGTACACCACCGACCAGACCGGCACCAGGGCGCTGGAGCACGCGGGCGTCCAGGTGCGCTGGCTGAGCTGTACGGCCACGATCCCGGGTGACGGATGGGCCACCGCCAACCCCACCCACACGCCCCGTACGCGACCGGTGGCCGTCGTCGACTGCCAGGGCGAGTCCGCCGGGGGAGAGAAGATCACCATCAAGGGGCTGGTGACACAGGAGATCGACAGCCGGTGCGTACGGGGACGGCTGACGGCCCGGGTCGGCAACCGTCTCGTCTTCCGGGTGTCCGTCCTCGGCGACTGCAGCGGCGACCAGCCGACGGCCAATCCGCCGCGGCCGACCGTGACCCATACGGTCTGGCCGCCGAGCCGCCCCCCGACCGTACGGCCGCCGTACACGCCGCCGGTGACGGTGACCGTCACGGCGAGCCCCGACCCGCCGCCGCCTTCACCGGACCCGGACCCGTCCCCCAGCGACACCTGCTCGGACGACCCACAGGGCAATGACGGTCACGACGACCCCGGCCAGAACAACGGCAACAACGGAAACAACAACAACGGGAACAACAACGACGGAAGCAACGGTGACGGAAGCAACAACGACGGAAACAACAACGACGGAAACAACAACGACCACCCCGATCCCGGCAAGACCTGGGCCGCGTACCACTAGCCGGTAACCGGGCGCTGCGCCACCGGGCCCGGACGGGCCGGTACCATCCGGAGTCGTACGCGCGATCGGCCCGTACGCGAGACGCGCGCGGGCCGTAGACCCGGGAGGAGCCCACTGGTGGCCGGAGAACCGCAGGCCGACTGCTTGTTCTGCAAGATCGCGGCGGGGGACGTGCCCGCGACGATCGTGCGGGAGACCGAGACGACCCTCGCCTTCCGCGACATCAGCCCGCAGGCCCCGACCCACGTCCTGGTCATCCCCAAGGTCCACTACTCCGACGCCGCGGAGCTGGCCGCCGCCGAACCGGTGATCGCCGGGGACGTGCTGCGCGAGGCGGGCCAGGTGGCGGCCGACGAGAAGGTGGACGGAACGGGCTACCGCATCGTCTTCAACACCGGCCCCGGCGCGGGCCAGACCGTCTTCCACGCCCACGCGCACGTCCTGGGTGGCCGCGACCTGCAGCGCCTGGTCTGACGGGGACGGGGCCGGCTCCTTTGTCCGTACGCGAGTTCGTCGTCCTGGGGACCGCCAGCCAGGTCCCCACCCGGCACCGCAACCACAACGGTTATCTGCTGCGCTGGGACGGCGAGGGCATCCTCTTCGACCCGGGGGAGGGCACCCAGCGGCAGATGCTGCGGGCCGGGGTCGCCGCCCACGACCTGAACCGGATCTGCGTCACCCACTTCCACGGCGACCACAGTCTCGGGCTCGCCGGGGTCATCCAGCGCATCAATCTGGACCGGGTGCCGCATCCGGTCACCGCCCACTACCCGGCGAGCGGCCGGCGCTTCTTCGAGCGGCTGCGGTACGCCACCGCCTACCGCGAGACGGTCGAGCTGTGCGAGCAGCCGGTCCGCGCCGACGGCGACCTGGCCGTGACCCCTTCGTACGTCCTTCAGGCGCGCAGGCTCTCCCATCCGGTGGAGTCCTTCGGCTACCGCCTGGTCGAGCCCGACGGGCGGCGGATGCTGCCCGAACGGCTGGCGGCACACGGCATCGCCGGGCCGGAGGTGGGGCGGCTGCAGCGCGAGGGGACGGTGCGCGGTGTGACGCTGGAGGAGGTCAGCGAGGTACGGGCCGGCCAGCGCTTCGCCTTCGTCATGGACACCCGGCTGTGCGAGGGCGTACGGGAGCTGGCCGAGGACTGCGACCTGCTGGTCATCGAGTCGACCTTCCTCGACGAGGACACCGGCCTGGCCGAGGAACACGGTCACCTGACGGCCGGTCAGGCCGCGCGGGTGGCCGCCGGCGCCAACGTACGCCATCTGGTCCTCACCCATTTCTCGCAGCGCTACCCCGACCCCTCGGAGTTCGAGCGCCAGGCGTGCGCGGCGGGGTTCACGGGGGAGCTGACCGTCGCACAGGACCTGATGCGCGTCCCGGTCCCCAAGCGCCGCTGAGCCGACCGTCACCGAATCCGGCCGCCACTGGTCCGGCCGTCACCGAATCCGGCTGTCACCGAATCCGGCCGCCGGAGGCCGGCGGCCGGACCACCGTCCGCTACGGCAGGTAGTACATCGGGTTGGGCAGCTTGAAGGTACGGTCCCCGTAACCGCCCTTCAGGTCGCTGTACTGGTCGCCGAAGTTGGCGACGATGTCGTAGCCCAGCGACTCGATGTGCTTGCGGGTGCCGGACTTGAACTGCACCGTGGTGCAGTTGGCGCCGCACGGCAGGTAGGCGGGCGGGTTCTTCTTGTCCTTGAGGTAGACGTGCTTGCGGTCCAGCGGCACGTTGTACCCGACGTTCTTCAGGTTCCGTACGCTCCAGGCGCGCTGCGCCTCCTTGCGGCCGGTGAGGAAGAAGACCTCGTACCCGGCCTTGTGCGCCTTGTTGACGAGCTGGTTCATGCCGAAGACGGCGGCCATGTCGGTGCTCGCCAGGTACTTGTCCTGGGCCTCGGGGTGTGGTGGAAGCCGACCTGGAGCTCGTAGTTGTAGGTGAGCAGGGTGGTGTCGTCCATGTCCAGGACGATGGCGGGCTTGGCCGGCTTGTGCCCGTGCCCGTGGTCGGAGGCCGCCACGTGCTGCCCGCCGCTCTTGGGACGGCTCTTGTCGAGGGCGTCGGTCAGA
Encoded proteins:
- a CDS encoding OsmC family protein, with product MATTRTAQTHWEGNLMEGKGTVALTSSNVGSYEVSWPSRAEQPNGRTSPEELIAAAHSSCYSMAFSHGLAGKGYTVASVDTKADVTFQPGEGITGITLTVRASVPGLSEEDFQAAAQDAKANCPVSQALAGVKNITLDAQLV
- a CDS encoding histidine triad nucleotide-binding protein; translation: MAGEPQADCLFCKIAAGDVPATIVRETETTLAFRDISPQAPTHVLVIPKVHYSDAAELAAAEPVIAGDVLREAGQVAADEKVDGTGYRIVFNTGPGAGQTVFHAHAHVLGGRDLQRLV
- a CDS encoding ribonuclease Z; this translates as MSVREFVVLGTASQVPTRHRNHNGYLLRWDGEGILFDPGEGTQRQMLRAGVAAHDLNRICVTHFHGDHSLGLAGVIQRINLDRVPHPVTAHYPASGRRFFERLRYATAYRETVELCEQPVRADGDLAVTPSYVLQARRLSHPVESFGYRLVEPDGRRMLPERLAAHGIAGPEVGRLQREGTVRGVTLEEVSEVRAGQRFAFVMDTRLCEGVRELAEDCDLLVIESTFLDEDTGLAEEHGHLTAGQAARVAAGANVRHLVLTHFSQRYPDPSEFERQACAAGFTGELTVAQDLMRVPVPKRR